The genomic region aatacatgtgctggaaaatttgtaatgaggctttggttaggcttggaatagggagtaatttgtacAAGTTTCACTTTTTCGGacctagggacaaaattagaagttttgaaaaagttaggggcaaaatggtaatttttcctaggacgtaaattgactctgtctaaatgaaattaatgattaaattcatttatatagatctggacaaaataattcgaggttagatcgatgaaaagaaaagatttcggatTAATAGACATTTACGCAAATAAGTGTCGacgtaagtttgtgtaacttaatcggacatgtaattatgttaattaattgttgtgttgtatgtaatgtgatttatgttgatgtgcttcacttgtatgctatgatgaaaaatgaaaataagcttGAAATGGTAATATAGGTTTAGTCCCGATTGGAATGTTGAACTCCGATGATTATATGCGTTTTCCCGAAACGGataaggtcttgcatttgttacggacgggatttagcttggacgagtaatcctattgaccctgttatatataaaggatttagcccagatgggtaatctcgATATAATATCTCTcaagcatacgttatgattagggtttagccgaGACTGGTAATCCTCGTTGAGCTCCTCAGAGCATACGTTATAAAaaggatttatcctggactggtaatcctattaaacgatatgtggcttgagagagtgtttcttggttaagtgccctaagggTTATACctgaataagaaattgacggaTTGTTGAATCATAcccttcgagtgtactacttgagcattcaTTGGAATTCAACGATTCAAAggacatataactcttgacttGACATGAAAGCCTTGAGATGATATAGTAATGACGAGatagaatattgcttgatgagctcatctatgttacttgatttatacAAAtagtttggtgactaacatgtttgacgGAATGTATATGATTAGgccatttagccaaatggatggaaacataacctagtatgcctagattttaataaacaagattggtaagtttagtttctgttatacgaacttactaagcatataatgatTACTACTTTtatttttcccttattttatagtgctcggtaGCTCGTGAAGGTTAAAAGAtcgttggagcatcgtcacactatcgtcttgcattttgggtatatttagtgaaatcattttggtataatggcatgtatagggaaattTGGCCAATAGTggtttgaaatgttattttgtaaccaagccattgaaatggctagtgatggttcaTTTTGGGTATGATTTAGTAAGCTATGatgatacatatatatacacgTGTTATGCGAAGTTCATGTAATCAAATGTTGTTAAGGCCTAAGTTAAGCTAAGGTGAGTTGTAACCATGTGTGCATGATATAATATGCtttgatgaatgatggaattgctaaatttgaatgcttgaaatggctGGAATTGGTTGAGTGTTTTATATGCAGGTTTTTAGGTgtatttgggtgagaaatgaagctaggaaatggctttattttgtccacacaggcagacacatgggcgtgtgtctagaccgtatgtgacacacagcctggcaACACAGGCATGtggtgtgtcccctgcacctaaattttgagaaactgaATGCTCAGAAttcggcacacgggcgtgtgtgccaCACAGCCTGGAACACAGTCatgtgtcctggccgtgtgaaacctgcacctaattcgaattgaattaattaaccacacggcctagcacacaagcgtgtggcatggccgtgtgtgcaagttagagagttacatgggggcGAACACGACCTCTAGCACTGGCGTGTCCTTTGGACCACAGgggtgtgtgagccctgcaccttggaaaaattttgtaattttgcgaAAATTTCTTAGAGGTcttgattaagtcccgactcgttCCTAAAGCTCGTAtaggacctcgagggtccaattaaaggacgttatgaataatctcggttaatgaatagtgacttgcatgaattaatttaaaaaatgtaCTGAATGTTCTGATAATGCTTCGAAACCCTATTTTACAAAATATGACATGGTATTTTAGCTTGCTAGATGCAAACTAAATTGCGATTTCAATTGCATCTAGCCCATGTAACTCATACTAAAAGAGCTGATCATGAAATTCTTTATAAAAGGGAAGATCAACCATAGAGAGATGTGAATTGTGAGTATCTGTACACTAAGAAAAAGAGTTTTCTTATTTGGTTTGTTTAAATTTTACATTGATATTGGGAGAGGAGGTTTTACAGCCTTTGGGAGGAACGCTTTCTGAAGTGCAAAGGGATCTTGCAAGTATCACAACATGGAGACTGTAGTAATCGTATGAGGTTCAAGATTGACAAAATTTTCATCAGTGGTTGTTTATTCTTGAATGGCGGATTGATTCTGGGCCTAACCCTATAAATGGATATATTCATCAAACTAGGTAAACAATGTGTTTCTTGTGTTTCAAGTTTCatgaaattttctcaaaatatTATTCACGGAATTACAACACCGTTAGTAACTCTACATTTCACTAACGATTCACTCAAAACATTGACCAACCAACGataatcaattttaaaatatatatatatatataaattgaaaacagaaaaaaaaagacaatcaaaagaattgaaaattaAAACCGAATCGGAGGGACCAACCTGTCAGATTCGGGTTGTTTTCACGTCCCTACAAATAATTTATCTATGCTGTTGTCACACGCTTCGAAACAAACTTGCTTTCATATTATACATTTATACTATAATTACAGTCTGGACTCTCGACACACAAAGGAGAAGCTCCATATTTTCTCTGTAATTAATTCATGGAGGTCGTCAAGGAATCTGAACCAAACACTACCACCATGAGAAAAGCTCTGCTAGTAATAAACTGCATCATCCTTTCTATAGGTAACTGTGCAGGTCCACTTATGATGCGGCTTTACTTTATCCATGGTGGGAAACGAGTCTGGTTCTCGAGCTGGCTCGAGACGGGTGGTTGGCCCATCATCCTTTTCCCAATCGCTTGTGTTCACTTTTACCGTTCGAGGACCCAACCCAGTTCAGAAAACAAGCTTTTCTTCATGAAACCACACTTGTTCATTGCTGCGGCCGTCATTGGAATCCTCACTGGCCTTGATGACTACCTCTACGCCTATGGGGTCGCACGCCTTCCAGTTTCAACTTCATCTTTAATCATTGCCTCGCAGTTGGCTTTTACCGCAGGGTTTGCTTTCGTTTTGGTGAAGCAAAAGTTCACTTCTTATTCCATAAACGCCGTGTTTCTGTTAACGATCGGATCAGGCGTTTTAGCCATGCATACCAGCAGCGACCGTCCTGCGAATGAGTCAAACAGGGAATACGTTTTGGGATTTCTGATGACCGTTGGTGCATCGGCTTTGTATGGGTTTATTTTGCCTTTGGTGGAGTTAACTTACAAGAAAGCAAAGCAAGAAATCAGCTACGCACTTGTGATGGAGATTCAGATGGTGATGTGTTTGTTTGCTACTGGTGTTTGCACCATTGGCATGCTGGTTAACAACGATTTCAAGGTACCTTTTTTTGTCTCTTTCAATCTTAAACTCTTGCCGGCCTACGTATATTCCATTTCCATCaaatgaaaaatgaaatttattactattactataaACATAGTTTAATTGATTTCTAATTCTTGAGATATGTAAGTTACAACTTTCTTTCAATGGGTCTGTTTCTGTTTCCTGTTTATCGAAAAGATTAAAAGCTAAGATATAACTCAAACCAAAGCCACTTTCATAAAGTAGCTGCTTTATAATTCTATTCTAAAGCGGAGAGAGAAATAACCATTAATTTACGGGTTCTATTTTGCAGGTAATTCGAAGGGAAGCAAGGGAATACGAGCTCGGGGAAACAAAGTATTACATAGTCGCGATTTGCAGTGCAATGATATGGCAATGTTTCTTCTTGGGAGCAATAGGAGTCATCTTTTGTGCTTCATCTTTGTTATCAGGAATCATAATTGCTGTTTTATTACCCGTAACTGAGATTCTGGCCGTAATTTTCTACAACGAAAGTTTTCATGCCGAAAAAGGTGTTGCCCTTGCACTCTCTCTTTGGGGCTTCCTTTCTTACTTCTACGGTGAGATTAAGCAATCCAAGGAAAACAAACCAGCTCTTGAAACCGAGATGGCTTCTGTACCCAATCGACAGGAAAGTGTGTAAAATATGGTAGATCCATCCGCCCGAGCCCACCACTTCCGACTACTTCCATCTTCGGCTGCCTAAGAGTTTACGCCAAAATTGCTCGAAACATTTATCCTAGTCACTTAAGTGAGAAATTAGTCAATTATCTTTACGTATGAACATGTAAGAGTTCCGTTCCCTACGATTTCAGGGTTTTAAACATTATATGGCAACTATTAATACTATTATCTTTTCAATTTTTCTTCATTtctgaatttaacaaaaaaaaaaaaatacgtcTATCATGGCGTCATGCATGCCCTTTTTCTCAATGTAGgagtatataaaatataatacatttatTTCCTACAAATAAGCTATCGATCGATACAAATACGTAGACTGAAAAATATTTTCTTACGTATGCAGGGTATcaaatgttttgatttagggctttaaaatttataaaataaaataaaattaataaaaataaaatatttaaattaataaaaataaaattatactttcaaccttttaaaattaataaaattttatttaatttttaaaattataaatatataaatattaaaatggtaaaattatatttttattattgtaaaaatataaaattttatttcgaCCTCCTAAAAATATTTACTAATTCAACGTCACCGGTTTAGGAGGTGAACTTGTAAAGTAAATaatacaacaaaaataaaaatgaaagtaaattagagtctaattttaaattttactttttatttaaaaataagtaaattagatTATACACATTAATTTAAAGAGTAAAttgaattttctattaaaattttacttatttatattgttaaaattaattttatatattaaaatgagaTACATGTAATacattatgtatattattatatatatatatattttcatcaaCCACTgagtgaaatttttataaaacagcCATTTGTTAACTACCTATGAGGGAAAACGTAAATTTCATGCATTGCTATATGAGATACCGAAAAATAGTTTCATTTATCTATTATGGATCAATATATTATGagtaatatacataaaatattatttaaatcaaaTACAAAACATTTACATCATCAAATCCAAGAATAGCTTTCAGGgagttttctctttcatctttCCTTTTTTACGTCATTTCATAGCAATCTTTGAATCCGATTCTATAACTAAGCTTCTTCGTttccaccctttttttttttatttctttttaatgaTTGAGCGACGTGAAGTTGGCTCTCTCCACCACAATTTTCTGAAATTCCTTCACCATTAAAATCTTTCAAATGTTTTATCAGACCTATCTTACAATTTTTTTTACTCGAAAAGATTCATACTCGATATGCATTGACCCCACTAAGAAGAATTATTTTGcggattattattatatatagaaAATTCTAACATCTTATTTGTCATTGAAAATAATAACATTTGGTACAAAACAACGTGTTAGAATTTTTCTTTTATCCATTTAAACTTAAAAATCACGAAAAGAGGAGAGAGAGAGGAAGTATACGAAGTTTTCTTCACCTGTTTTATCAATTTAAGGTTAAAAAGTTAGATGCTTGCTTCCAATTTGTAAATGtcattaatttttttcctttctaaaATTAAACGGAAATGCTATATCTTTCAACTTAagaatttatatatacatatacatatatgtgcatgaggtttatatttaataatatgacATGATTTTAGTGTCagtttgtttatttttgtttggCTTCCTTTTGTTGACTGATATATTCACACTCGAGGTTTATATGTAAttgttatttattgttcttatattttattctttaaaaagaATACATGATCCGAGTAAATGTATAAATTAATAGTCTATATCAAatataaatacaaaaattaattatTGCTTTAATATATTGATAATTTATAAATAGGTAAAGTGTTGGGAAAATTAGTTTTGAAAACGAATTTTGTTacacaataaaaatttaaaaattttcataaaatcaaGTCTTTgtttatgataataaaaatatctccccaattggacttgataaacggcatattagtctttcaatcggtttgctcattttcgattagactaaggacatgttcaggttcatctactaatataaattgTCTTTTTGTATTAAGATTCAACAACATAATACCCTTAGTATTAGTtcaacattagacaaccaatgagcaacatttgcttctaaTTTCTTTTGCGTGCAAAAACCACATGAGGACAATTATACAAAGTATTAATGCGatatatgaataattttattaactcatctgttcaaaaaaattataagtgTACTTACACGAAAAtattacacttagggcaccagatctaATAGTCTCTCTCTTGCCCTAGTGAAGTAGATGAGTCATGTTTCAGATTCCTATGCCCTCCATATGTTTGCCAAAGAGCTCTCTAGCTAGTAGAGTCTTGGTAAAACAAATCCCTAGCGTTTGTCctcaaatgtgatttttggctATTTTGATTAACACTGTCAATAAGCGCGAGAATGATGTTACTATTTTAGGCCGATGTGTTAATAAAAAGTGTATGATCTTTAGGAATTTTGATTTGGTCTGTTTTAATTGGGTGGACCGTAGAAGCAATGTTGTAACAGATTTACTTAGTAAGCTTGCTATTAAGAACAAATGTAATTTGAATTTTAGTATGGATTATCCGATGGAAATCCACAATGTTATTATTCGTGAAGCAATAAAATGAAGTTGACCCTCGGgtcttttttttatcaaaaaaaatgTGATCTTTGTCTACATCCACTATTCCGTCAAACACTACCGTCTCCCTTATAATACTTGACTTGCTGTCAAATGTAGTAGTCAATTTAGGTTAATTCTACATGTAAGGAGTTTGTTTTCTAAGCAATTTAGGGTTTTAATTTACGTTTACAATATTTAGGCCTTAGGATTAGAAGTtaataaaaataactatttttaacacattttgtAGGTGATGTGACCCAATAGGCCGACATAGGCCTTAGGTTGTGCTAATTGGTTTAATTGAGTGTGTAGAATGGAGATATAAACGCCCAATTGACGTGGAAACAAGGGACAAGTGATACACAAGCTTCTCGAGACGTCAAAGCACCAAACAATCAACTAAGGATGGAATCAGGTGTCGTGTCGTGTCGTGCCATAGCCTTATTGTGGTGCAACACACATCAACACCTTGCTCAAGTAATTTCAggatattttcatccatgcaatcAAACTTATACAAATTCCTAGGATGTGCCAAAGACATAATTTGGGCAACCAAAACTTCCATAAATAAGACATTAGGGGTTAAATGTATTTAGGCCTTAGGATTAAAAGTTAATAAATAAGTgtttttaacatattttgtagGTGATGTGACCCAATAGGCCGACATGGGCCTTAGGTGGTGctaattagtttaattgagtGTGTAGGATGGAGATATAAACGCCCAATTGACGTGGAAACAAGGGACAAGTGATGTACAAGTTTTTCAAGATGtcaaatgtaacaacccgattttgggcctagtcagaacagtggtttcaaaaccacaaatttgaggtcagagaaattatttttaatattattttatgtattatagcatgattatataagtgtttaaaatttttggtgaatcaATTTCAATGATTGCATgcctaattttgaaaaaggactaaatcgcataaagtgcaaaaaatttgttctactagctaaaggtgtcaaatagctatgaaacattaaattagaggtctttattgagtaaatagaccacaaATTTGTTAGTGGCTGAACATGGAGACAAAGAAATTGTAAGGTCAAAGTTAGTTGAAATttggtgactaatttgactagaaatataataaaataaggagaagctttcatttttttcattctctctttctTCTCCACCGATTTTATCCAAGAAAGAAAgccatgggagcttgaaattttcagcaactttagactcttgcaagtaagtgattttgatggtctttcttgatgaaTTTTGTACTTTTCGGGCCCTTGTAGCTCTAATGGGGGGagtattttgcaaaatggttgagagtttagggtttttccatgagagtactCATGTTGGTTGCTGATTTTTTATAgaataaaatgaatcatggttgttacaTAAACAACTTTAG from Gossypium arboreum isolate Shixiya-1 chromosome 1, ASM2569848v2, whole genome shotgun sequence harbors:
- the LOC108482262 gene encoding purine permease 3-like — its product is MEVVKESEPNTTTMRKALLVINCIILSIGNCAGPLMMRLYFIHGGKRVWFSSWLETGGWPIILFPIACVHFYRSRTQPSSENKLFFMKPHLFIAAAVIGILTGLDDYLYAYGVARLPVSTSSLIIASQLAFTAGFAFVLVKQKFTSYSINAVFLLTIGSGVLAMHTSSDRPANESNREYVLGFLMTVGASALYGFILPLVELTYKKAKQEISYALVMEIQMVMCLFATGVCTIGMLVNNDFKVIRREAREYELGETKYYIVAICSAMIWQCFFLGAIGVIFCASSLLSGIIIAVLLPVTEILAVIFYNESFHAEKGVALALSLWGFLSYFYGEIKQSKENKPALETEMASVPNRQESV